From Streptomyces durmitorensis, a single genomic window includes:
- a CDS encoding AurF N-oxygenase family protein: MASSTVRPTSQDRPEEDDVARRLLDSAAVLAYDPATEVDWETPLDRDFHGASPEWCSLYGTPYWQELTDAQRKELTRQEAASVASTGIWFEMILQQMVLRDVYMKNPASDEVQWALTEIAEECRHSIMFARGAEKLGAPAYRPKRFAMELGRVFKTVAFGEAAYAAILVAEEVLDVMQRDWMRDERVVPFVRTINNIHVVEESRHMKFARDQTSKRLSGAGRLRRQINALVVAIASYYIVTSMVNPKVYANAGLDEKRALAEAKANEHHKSMMRSSCSGLMEFLASSRLLTKPALAFYKRAHLI, translated from the coding sequence ATGGCAAGCAGCACTGTTCGGCCGACATCGCAGGACCGTCCCGAAGAGGACGACGTGGCCCGGCGACTGCTCGATTCGGCCGCCGTGTTGGCCTACGACCCGGCCACCGAGGTGGACTGGGAGACCCCTCTCGACCGCGACTTCCACGGCGCGAGTCCGGAATGGTGCTCCCTGTACGGCACGCCGTACTGGCAGGAGCTCACCGACGCGCAGCGCAAGGAGCTGACGCGCCAGGAAGCCGCATCGGTGGCCAGCACGGGCATCTGGTTCGAGATGATCCTCCAGCAAATGGTGCTGCGCGACGTCTACATGAAGAACCCGGCCAGCGACGAAGTGCAGTGGGCCCTCACCGAGATCGCCGAGGAGTGCCGGCACTCGATCATGTTCGCCCGCGGCGCCGAGAAGCTGGGCGCGCCCGCCTACCGGCCCAAGCGGTTCGCGATGGAACTCGGCCGGGTGTTCAAGACGGTGGCCTTCGGGGAGGCGGCCTACGCCGCGATCCTCGTGGCCGAGGAAGTGCTCGACGTCATGCAGCGCGACTGGATGCGGGACGAGCGCGTCGTGCCGTTCGTGCGCACGATCAACAACATCCACGTCGTCGAGGAATCGCGGCACATGAAGTTCGCCCGCGACCAGACGAGCAAGCGGCTTTCCGGTGCGGGCCGACTGCGCCGCCAGATCAATGCGCTCGTCGTCGCGATCGCCTCGTACTACATCGTCACCAGCATGGTGAACCCCAAGGTGTACGCGAACGCCGGGCTCGACGAGAAGCGCGCCCTCGCCGAGGCGAAGGCCAACGAACACCACAAGTCCATGATGCGGTCCAGCTGTTCGGGACTGATGGAGTTCCTGGCCTCCTCCCGGCTGCTCACCAAGCCGGCGCTTGCCTTCTACAAGCGCGCCCACCTCATCTGA
- a CDS encoding FAD-dependent oxidoreductase gives MTYAITQTCCSDATCVAVCPVNCIHPTPQERAFGSTEMLHIDPKTCIDCGACADACPVDAIFPVDSLPVAQQEYATINAAYYADREPEPAPDGPNFHAWDEPSFPRVLPSDFAPLKVAVVGTGPAGMYAVQDLLLHTSAEVTLIDRLPETGGLVRFGVAPDHPATRKVGDTFARFHTHPRVRMHLGLDVGADVTAQELAAHHDAVIYAVGASADRTLAVPGEELSGSISARAFVAWYNGHPDAAPDAIDLSAERVVVVGNGNVALDVARILLADPDGLARTDIADHALAALRAGKVREVVLLGRRGPEDAAYTRSELLALQHVPGLDLVVDDHDPRTGAAIDEAGSGTGAQGKAALLRDVTRDRVDWAQPPAPGRRIVLRFHSAPVEMLGEEAVRGVRVVQSSGERTIRTDMVLRAIGYRGVPVAGLPFDETTGTVPHEGGRVAGQPGTYVVGWIKRGPSGGIGANRTCAAETVTTLLADAVAGALPAPRSAPKAFHRLARRRTRGGSAALSR, from the coding sequence ATGACCTACGCCATCACCCAGACCTGCTGCAGCGATGCCACGTGCGTCGCCGTGTGCCCGGTCAACTGCATCCACCCGACGCCCCAGGAGCGGGCGTTCGGCAGCACGGAGATGCTGCACATCGATCCGAAGACCTGCATCGACTGCGGCGCCTGCGCCGACGCCTGCCCGGTCGACGCGATCTTCCCGGTGGACAGCCTGCCCGTCGCGCAGCAGGAGTACGCGACGATCAACGCTGCGTACTACGCGGACCGCGAGCCCGAACCGGCCCCGGACGGACCGAACTTCCACGCCTGGGACGAGCCGTCCTTCCCGCGCGTCCTGCCGTCGGACTTCGCGCCGCTCAAGGTCGCCGTCGTCGGCACAGGACCGGCCGGGATGTACGCGGTCCAGGACCTGCTCCTGCACACCAGCGCCGAAGTCACGTTGATCGACCGGCTGCCCGAGACCGGCGGCCTGGTCCGCTTCGGCGTGGCACCGGACCACCCCGCGACCAGGAAGGTCGGCGACACCTTCGCGCGGTTCCACACGCATCCGAGGGTGCGGATGCACCTCGGCCTCGACGTGGGTGCCGACGTCACCGCGCAGGAACTGGCCGCACACCATGACGCGGTCATCTACGCCGTGGGCGCGTCGGCCGACCGCACCCTGGCCGTCCCGGGCGAGGAGCTGTCCGGCAGCATCTCCGCGAGGGCGTTCGTCGCCTGGTACAACGGCCACCCGGACGCGGCGCCGGACGCGATCGACCTGTCCGCCGAGCGCGTGGTCGTCGTCGGCAACGGCAACGTCGCGCTGGACGTCGCCCGGATCCTGCTCGCCGACCCCGACGGCCTCGCCCGCACCGACATCGCCGACCACGCGCTGGCGGCGCTGCGCGCGGGCAAGGTGCGCGAAGTGGTCCTGCTCGGGAGGCGGGGCCCCGAGGACGCCGCGTACACCAGGTCCGAACTGCTCGCCCTCCAGCACGTTCCGGGCCTCGATCTGGTCGTCGACGACCACGACCCTCGGACCGGGGCCGCCATCGACGAAGCCGGTTCGGGGACCGGTGCGCAGGGCAAGGCGGCCCTCCTGCGCGACGTCACGCGCGACCGCGTCGACTGGGCGCAGCCGCCCGCCCCGGGGCGCCGCATCGTGCTCCGCTTCCATTCCGCTCCGGTGGAGATGCTCGGCGAGGAAGCCGTCCGGGGCGTGCGCGTCGTGCAGTCGTCGGGGGAGCGGACGATACGTACGGACATGGTGCTGCGCGCGATCGGCTACCGCGGGGTGCCGGTCGCCGGACTGCCCTTCGACGAGACCACCGGCACCGTGCCGCACGAGGGCGGCCGGGTGGCCGGACAGCCGGGGACCTACGTGGTGGGCTGGATCAAGCGGGGTCCCAGCGGCGGCATCGGCGCCAACCGCACCTGTGCCGCCGAGACGGTCACCACGCTCCTCGCCGACGCGGTCGCGGGGGCCCTGCCCGCACCGCGGTCCGCGCCCAAGGCCTTCCACCGGCTCGCGCGGCGCCGCACCCGCGGGGGAAGCGCCGCTCTGAGCC